The window ATGCAGCTACCAAGACCTGCTAAATTTTCTGGATTTTGAAAATCAACATCAAATGGTGATGATTCTAGGATTTgcaaagcaatttttttttttttttttgagaaaatgatttggaaagcattTGCTGTTGTTGGGTATGTGAAATTAGTTagcaaatacaaaaaagttctACAGTGTGTTTAGCTTTATGCAAAGTGAGCAAATACAGAAACCGTTCTTCTCATTAAGCCCAAGATAGATGATAAAAATCCTCTTTTACCCTCCAATCTACAACTCCCAAATTTTCCTTTGAAGAGGACACATAGACTTGATTCATGCATTTGGGCTTTATCCATTTTTAGAAAGGACACAGGGTTAGTGCACTGGACCTAGTTTAACCCCTTTCTGAAAAACTATTTTGATAGGCTTTTAAAGAGTTATGAATAAATTTGTCAACCCCTTTTtgaaaaaaactattttgatAGGCTTATAGTTATGAAAAAAGAGTGCCAGAGTTCCTTGATGCGCAAGATTTTAATTTCTGGAGTATTTTGGGCATGCTGGCACATTCGTCATTAGAGTATAACCTGCAGTAACACTTAatgaataaaacatttttacagGTAATAATATTACACACCACCACCTCTCCCATGCATTTCAGGAAAGACGATTCCCCACAACCCACAAAAACTATTGGAATGAAAATCATATCAATCATCCTTAATGCTAACTCAGGAGAAAATCATATATTCAGTCTTACATATATTCCAACTTGTCTTTATTAAACATATCAACCAAATCCACATATTCAGAGTTGCGGGAAGATAACCATAGATAAGAGAGACGGGATAAAAACTCATTCAAACATGGATCCTGGTGTAACTTTCTTGTCAGCTGTTAAATTTGCCCCTATATTGCTCATATCAGTCACATAATATACATGAATTTACTCATATCAGTCAGAGAAACATCCTCCAATCTATTTTGTGCATATTCAAATGAGCATAAACATATATGAAATAAGTTACATGACCATTGAACAGGTCATGTGATTACCAAGGCAACAACACTCAATTTTCCTCCAACccaattttaaggaaaattctTTTTGAGAAAAGCAATAGTAAGAGAAGGTATGTCATATCAAAATAACTGAATTGGCCTGTTTCAAGTTGGTTATGGAATCTCTCACTCTACTCTCCCTCTAAAGTCTCGAACTCCAaatataacaattataaaaaaagagaaggtaGCATTAGCTCTAGTACTTTACACTAATAGAGTTGCATCTTCTATGGTAGGTTAATTGGTTCTTTGATCAAACTAACACAAGCTTAACTCATATCAGTTGTTTGACAAAAAAAGTACCAACTGAATGTTTAGCCAACTCCACTTACATTATTTGTACCCATAAAAACTACTTCCACAAATTTGATTCCAAATGTCTGGCTTCTCAATTCTTTAAATTGCCTGAAATCATTGTATGAGAGATGAGACCCTAGGTCATACCCTCACAATTGAGTTTATGATGATAGAAATTCAGACACAAACATGCAAAAACCTACTTATTcagtcttatatatatattctgacTTCCCCAAATCACCAGTAGGACAAGCTTTCAGGACAAAATAGCATTTCATTAAAGTAGACTGCACGTCATTAATTAATGCTGTATTTACAACACAAAACCACTACTTAAATTGTGCAATCAGCAGATTGCAATCAAATATGCGCAACCTCTCAACAATGCTTATATAAACATGACCTAAAGATTTATGACAATTAATATCAAAGGCTAATTAGTAATTATTCCCTTCTTCTGACCACAACATGGATCAGAAGTGAGAGATTCATGCTAGGTTACTAAAGGAAACAATTACTAACAATTCTAATGTCTAACAAGTCAACAAACCTCAAAATCCCTATCATGCCTCACACAAGCATAACTAATGAAAAAATTCATAGGATGATGACACATCCACCTCAAATTAAATGATACAGTATGATCACTTTAGAAAAGCTCAAGTGGTATCAGTTCAGTAGAGAAGCGCACACAACTAAATAAGGTGCAGAGAGACCTCCAAATTGCTATGCATTTCACACTATGCAAGCAAACGCTATCAAAGACACTGAGATATAATAACCAGTGCTTAAAAATCATCTCCCACAATATTTTGACTAGAGTAGTGCCTACTTCATTATACCAAAATACAACCAGACACCTACATCTGCATAATAAATACTATATAAAATGAAAGAGTCACACAACGATTAATTCCAAAACTAACCAGCCAAGAAGCACTCAACATATAGCATTAATTGAATTGTTTCATAATTAGACCTAAATTGAAACCGCAGCACAGTAATTACAATCTAGAACAATTAAGACAACCTCAAAGCAATTTCACCACGCAAAAGATATACTGCAAATTTATTCAGAGAACTGAATTTGCCAGAAATTAGTACACACTCAATCTATATTCATAAGTGACAAGCCAATGACATTGACAACCCAAGAAATCAATATCTCTTAatactcttctttttcattCCTTCTCCGCTCGGGAATTATACACACACCAGCAGGCCTCAAACCCTAAACCCTCTGCCTTCCTCTTACAAGGGGAGATAATGCTAATTAAACTAGAACTCATTAGCTCACTCCTGAACCAAATATTCATAAAAGTCTTATTTTTTACACAACATTTTGTTCAGACTATCAAATTCAaacaataaatcataaaatttgGAAGTCATTTCTAGACCCATCACTCAATCTAgtgataacaacaacaacaacaacaacaacaacaacaacaacaacaacaaagcctagTTTTTAACTCACATAAAACACAACACAATCTATTAAAAACATTATTCTCACACATCACAACGCAACCACCTTACTCAAAAAAATCCCATCTTTAAAACATTTCCTACCTAAAAAACTCACAAACAACAATCCAACACAACcaaatcaacaacaacaacaaaaaaattacgtaaaattgaaacttataacatttctcataaaatagATATCCAAAATGTCAGATCCAACAGTAACTAAACAACgttcaaatcaataaaaaactaaaacccacaaaacaaaaacacgaAAAATTCCAAAAACCCATTTGATAATAAAACCTAAGCAGTAAGAACAACAGCCCCACCAGCCTCCTTAATCTTCTTCTCGGCAATCTTAGACACAAGCTTAGCCTTCACAACAACAGGCTGGTTCTCAGGCAAAACACCTTTACCAAGAACCTTAAAGAACCCGAACTGGGTCACATCGATCACAGGAGCGCTATCCTTAGAAGCCTTGTCTCTAGCTTCTTGAGGCACGAGGGACCAGAGCTTGTCGAGGTTAACAATGGGGCAGTGGAACTTGTTACGGAGTCTGTGGAAATACCTCATACCCACCTTGCCGAAGAAACCAGGATGGTACTTGTCGAAGAGGATACGGTGGTGGTGCATGCCTCCGGCGTTTCCGCGACCGCCCGGATGCTTCCTGTGCTTGCCGATACGGCCGTGTCCGGCGCTCACGTGTCCTCTCTTCTTGCGGTTCTTCTTGAAGCGGGTTGTCATGGTGGGTGGTGTTGTTTCTTAGAACTCGAGAGAACTTTGGGATGTTGTGTGCGGCGGAGGTGAGGAAATGAGTTTGTGAAGGGTTTTATAGATGCTAGGGTGAGACTTAAGGTGTGTTTTTTTACATATTTGACCTTTTTTCTAATCTTATTACATCAAggtccctctttttttctttttcttttttcgtttatttttttattttcatttaaaatatatatattttagcatttattttcatttataagtataacaaaataacaaattaaattaaacttaaagttttaaaaataaaataacaaattaaatttctGTGAAGGCAAGCGAAACGGTGTGataattagggtttctttttcttttctttttttcaaattttaggtttttatttgTTATGCTCTTTAAATTATTAggtttaaaaatgtaattttaccttttttttaatagtataaattatatttttgtgaaGAGAGAGATGAGTCCAAAGCAATGTAGTTagggataaataaaaaattagggataaaaaaaaagaaggtctTTATGTAATGTAAGATAGTTATggtatttttttcttccaaagtTTACTCgcataacatataaatattatagTTAACGTTCATATAAACAATGGGTGTGAAACTGCAAATTGCTAAATTTGTTACCATCCAATGGTGATTGCAAAtgctacccccccccccccttccaaTTTACGGTGGATTTATGCGATTAACCTATAGTTATACTTTAATACCATTCaccatacatatataaatatatatatatatctctctctctctctctctctctctcaaaattagtataaaatattctatctttatttcattaaaaaaatgagtgTTCATCTCACTTTTAGAAAAAAGTACTTAGGAgggaataaaatgaaataaacattctctcgtaattatttcattcatttctattaaactttcaaataagataaaataaatccCTTTTTGAATccattccatttctttttttttttcccctcacaaATAAATTGTAAGGATTCAAACTTAGGACTTGATACCAACCAAGGGAATATTGGGTTTTTATccttattttgcaaaaataacAGCAATAtatccctgttttgaaactatttaggtccATGTCCCTGTTTTTGAAACTtgttttttgaaacttgattttaacaaaatcgagttatatgtaaatttttaattgaaactcGACTTTAGCAAATCGAgtttcacttaattttttttaattaagtagcaaaatatgcataaaattcgacattgctaatgtcgagttccacttgtaactcaatttttttaaaatcgaGTACTAAAACAAGGACACGGacctaaataatttcaaaacaaggACATTGTGCCAGATTCTTTACAAAATAAGGGCAAAAGACCAATATCTCCTACCAACCAAACCATATAGCATAGGAATACACTTTTGCCACTAGAACACACACCTCAACAATAATTTCAACCTTTAAttagttataaataaaataaaatagagagttggtcatttatttatttaattttcaaaaatcttcTTTCTAAGTAGTGTAAACCtatagttttgcatttttttttttttggtcccaATTCATTCAATATAAAAATGAGTGAAACCTAATGGGGTTTGTCGAATGATCATTTTTGGCCCAGAAGACAAATACCTAGTTCCATTATTCAGTGCTCACACGACCCCATTAAATACGATGCCCTCTACTCCCATGTAAATTGATCATATTACAGCAGCAGCTCCAACGGTCGACCTAGACAGAGTCTTCCTGTCTTTCCATAAATTTTCCTCTGCATCTTTATTCATAATAGTATGATTTATTAAGCTTCTATCTTCATCTCCATGTCAGTATGTTACAAAATGTGTCTCACAAATTGGCAATATTGCAAACCATTAAAAACTCGCTAGTAGCAATCCATCCTGTCACACTTTGACTATttcctcaaccaaaaaaaaaagtggaacaaAACACAGCTTAAAGCAACTATTATGGCATATCATATACTAAGCATCAGAGATAGTATCAGCTGGAAGTCAAATTATGTAATACTTCTTGTTTGGCTGAATTTCAATGGTAGACAATACAACATCAATAAATTTTGctcaagaatttaaaaatacaacacgactaattttgttttttctttagcatGAATCAGTAAAAGATGCCAAAAGTGAAAGTAAGCTAGCTGCAACCATGACATAAATCATTCTCTACAGACTATCCTAAGTTTATATCAAATTACATTACGGCTATCAGCAGCAGCAGTAACACACTACCAAGGTCTCCTTCCACCAAGGGGAATAGTATTAGAGCCTGAAATCTGAGACCGATTGCCAAACCCTCCTCGTCCTCTGGAGCGAAAGTTTCCCCCAGATCCTGcacccaaaaattaataaaatgttaatCTTTCCAATTTACACCTCAGATTTACACGGCACTGATACTatccaaaaatttcaacaagTTACCTCCTAGACCAGAACCAGCTGAACGAGCCATGCTAGAGAGTGCAGGATTCACAACCTGCCCAGCTTCTTGCAAGATCTTGATAAGATCCCTAGCATACTTTGCATTTGCATGGGTGAAAAAGGTGAACGCAGTCCCCTTTGCTCCTGCCCGACCAGTTCGGCCAATCCTGTGGACATAATCTTCAAGGCTTGACGGAAAATCATAATTGACCACACATTTGATGTCCTTCACATCTGCATCCAATGAAATAAGAGTTTAgttaaaaatgaaacaaatagcAAGGTATTAAACACGGAGAATACTGCAAATATCCTTATCCCTGCTCCCCTAAGATCTGAGAGATCAAATTTAAGATAACACATTCATCATATAAATGTGCCCACCTTAACCTTGCAGGGATAAGGAGCAGCTTCACCACCACCACTTCCATATCCAATCAATGCATAAGCATGTGTGAGTCAACCGGACTGCGACAACAACCAGCTCCATAACTGTGGATGGGCAGCGATAACCTTGACTATGTTAATTAGACACTTGATAATAGGAGCAACACTTCTAGCAAAAAGTCAGTAGCCAACCACATAAAAGCCAGCTCTACTTCCTAATGAATTTAAAAAGGAGTGGAAGTGGGAGGGATTTTCCAGTCCTATGAATATAATAggttaaaatattgtttttgttcaCAAAGTTTGcatgaattttgaatttcatcCCTAAGTGTTAAagagtacttttttttgttcctaaactattgaaaacgTTACACTTTTGGTGCTAAAACTATAAAAAGATTTGTTTTTTCATACCTaaactatttgaaaaaaatgttctttttttgtCCCTATTTTCAATCCCTAAACTATCGGAAAAATCTCtttaaaaggacaaaaaaataactttttaaagtttagggaaaTGAACTTCATGCAAACTTTAGGGatgtaaacaatattttagtCAATATAAAATATCTATCTCgctttaataatataaatggCAAACCTCcccccaaaaattttgataattcaaaaattggggaagggggatttgaaccctagatgcCTCATTTATAAAAATGAGGAGTTACcaaccaattgagctacaaggctcttgacaaAACTcccccaaaaattttgataattcaaaATTGGAGGagagggatttgaaccctagatgcCTCATTTATAAACACGAGGAGCTATCaaccagttgagctacaaggctcatGACAAACCTCcaccaaaaattttaacatcTGTTATTCCAGCAATAACAGTGAAACTATGCTCCTAGTGTCCGTGTAAGATTAGGAGCATGATTAAGATGAGAAACCTTGCCCCTTCATCCAACTCATGAATAATAAATCCCTTAACGCAGTAGAAAGATATTGCGTGTGAATAAAAAATGAGCAGTCCCAGTCATGACAAATCATGGCTCCTCCCTTCGCACCCAAACCACAAATTATATTCTTAGGATACTGGACAGCAGCCGGCCGACTCGCCTATCTTTGGAATTTTTaagacctagatgaaaaaaCCTAAGACTCCTAGCATGCAGTGATCCTACCAAGACCCCGTGCAGCAACATCAGTGGCAGTCATTATAGGACTTCTGCCACTTTTAAACTCAGCAAGGACCCAGTCCCTTTCGGCCTGGTTTTTATCACCATGTATGGATAAAGCTGGCCATCCATCCATTCTCAATTGCCTTGTAACTTGGTCACATCCTTTTTTTGTCTCCATAAATATCAGAATTCGGCTCCCATCCATCATATCTTTAAGGAGTTTAATCAGCCTGCATAAACATAACATTCTGTGTCAGATCAGTAAAACAAAACATCAGTCTTTTACTGACACCAGTTATGATAACATACCTGTTATATTTCTCCATATCTGTCAAAATTTCAACAACTTGAATTATAGACTGGTTTGCTTTCAGATCTGATGATCCAACAATAACCTGAAAGGTCACAACAATTAAAAGTACACTAAGTGAGCATAAATTTTTCAGCCAAAAAGCACAAAAGAGGATAAGCAATTAAGCATCAATTTACAAGAATATGTGCATGTGTATGCGTGTATGAACACACATCCATTTTAGAAGATAAACCTTATATGGATTGCGTAAAAACTGCCTTGCTAGAGTTTCAACCTCCCTTGGCCATGTGGCACTCCAATACAATGTCTGTCTATCTGGCCGGATCTGTAATGAGGAAACACCATTTTAGTAATGTAGCAACTTTTAAAGCAGAAAGATATAAACGAAGGTGAGATGATGTTCATCATGGATCAAAGTCTTGCTCAAGTAAATTAATTATAGTTCTAACAGAATGTTTCAAAAAAGGCCCAGTAAAACTTCTCACCACAGGAGAAGATTGCTATTTGCTaatatttttattcctttcatGTCAATAAAGGCATGAAAAGCTTGTTCATTTTCCCACCAAAGAAAAGCTCACTACACTCATGCTACCAATGCAGCTCAATCTATAAGCTCATGATTCTACATCAGGAATAAATCAATTGACTAAAACAACCTAATCCTTATGTAAAGAACACATCCAAAATACTGCTAAGTGCTATTGTCCTAACAGCCCCAGTGTCTAAGTCTGTCCTTCAATCCATAATGGCTTGCACAAAATAACTCCAATGTGAGAGTATCATACCTGGGATACGATTTTCCTTATCTGAGGCTCAAATCCCATGTCCAACATTCGATCAGCCTCATCTAACACAAGATAGGTCACTCTTCGCAAGTTTGTGTGTTGAGCTTCCAACATATCTATCAGTCGGCCAGGTGTAGCAATAACAATCTCCACACCTGCCATATAGCAatataatattgttattttcatCAGCCAAATCCACATATTTATGAACAGCAAAACAAACCACACAGAAAACCAACACAAGTACCTCTTTTAAGGTCGCGAATTTGAGGCCCTTTAGGAGCACCACCATATATGCAAGTAATTCTAATATTAGCACGTGACCCAAATTTTAGAGCTTCTTCTTGAATTTGGACAGCTAATTCTCTAGTAGGTGCTAATACCAATACAATGGGACCTTCACCTTGTACTGAATGaatgtaacaaaaatattaCTGAACATAAGCATAAACTGCACTATAAAGAGTGGCAACCTAAACTTCAAAAAGGGCAAACAATACCAACCCAATCGAGGCTGCGCTTTGACATGGACCAAAGCCGGAAGCAGATATGCCAAAGTCTTACCAGAACCAGTCTCAGCAATTCCAATTAAATCCCTACCCTTAAGAGCCATCGGCCATCCTTGAGCCTGAATTGGTGTTGGCTCAACAAAACCCAGTTTTGCAATCGCATCAAGGCAGTAATCTAACATGTCAAATTACATCAATAAGCTAAGATACAACATACAAACTCAATACCGAAAGCAACAACCGATACTAAAATATActtatgtaaaaatatatacCGGGGAAATTAGCTTCGTGAAACATCCTAATTGGCTTTGGAACATCATGCCCTTCCACCGTGATATCCCGCCTCACCCTATAAACCACAGCTTCATGCTCACTCATTGCCCGCACGGAAGGAGTCTC of the Quercus robur chromosome 10, dhQueRobu3.1, whole genome shotgun sequence genome contains:
- the LOC126702288 gene encoding 60S ribosomal protein L27a-3, which translates into the protein MTTRFKKNRKKRGHVSAGHGRIGKHRKHPGGRGNAGGMHHHRILFDKYHPGFFGKVGMRYFHRLRNKFHCPIVNLDKLWSLVPQEARDKASKDSAPVIDVTQFGFFKVLGKGVLPENQPVVVKAKLVSKIAEKKIKEAGGAVVLTA
- the LOC126703559 gene encoding DEAD-box ATP-dependent RNA helicase 20 isoform X1, giving the protein MSLYDHRYGDPNSYRERRSDLIGPPAPVAPPVIGVAASSYGRGGPVPYGGAAPPQVYGRGGGGGGGGSGGSGSFNGYPPFQPPAGRFDVGRGSSGGRIGNGNVGDRRIGNVGRGGGGRGFDSGSGGGRGGISRGGGDRDGRIGGRGYGGGRGGSSSFGGGGRGFDGRGGGRGGRHGGGSRGDLDNIALPKQDFGSLVPFEKNFYVETPSVRAMSEHEAVVYRVRRDITVEGHDVPKPIRMFHEANFPDYCLDAIAKLGFVEPTPIQAQGWPMALKGRDLIGIAETGSGKTLAYLLPALVHVKAQPRLVQGEGPIVLVLAPTRELAVQIQEEALKFGSRANIRITCIYGGAPKGPQIRDLKRGVEIVIATPGRLIDMLEAQHTNLRRVTYLVLDEADRMLDMGFEPQIRKIVSQIRPDRQTLYWSATWPREVETLARQFLRNPYKVIVGSSDLKANQSIIQVVEILTDMEKYNRLIKLLKDMMDGSRILIFMETKKGCDQVTRQLRMDGWPALSIHGDKNQAERDWVLAEFKSGRSPIMTATDVAARGLDVKDIKCVVNYDFPSSLEDYVHRIGRTGRAGAKGTAFTFFTHANAKYARDLIKILQEAGQVVNPALSSMARSAGSGLGGSGGNFRSRGRGGFGNRSQISGSNTIPLGGRRPW
- the LOC126703559 gene encoding DEAD-box ATP-dependent RNA helicase 20 isoform X2 is translated as MSLYDHRYGDPNSYRERRSDLIGPPAPVAPPVIGVAASSYGRGGPVPYGGAAPPQVYGRGGGGGGGGSGGSGSFNGYPPFQPPAGRFDVGRGSSGGRIGNGNVGDRRIGNVGRGGGGRGFDSGSGGGRGGISRGGGDRDGRIGGRGYGGGRGGSSSFGGGGRGFDGRGGGRGGRHGGGSRGDLDNIALPKQDFGSLVPFEKNFYVETPSVRAMSEHEAVVYRVRRDITVEGHDVPKPIRMFHEANFPDYCLDAIAKLGFVEPTPIQAQGWPMALKGRDLIGIAETGSGKTLAYLLPALVHVKAQPRLVQGEGPIVLVLAPTRELAVQIQEEALKFGSRANIRITCIYGGAPKGPQIRDLKRGVEIVIATPGRLIDMLEAQHTNLRRVTYLVLDEADRMLDMGFEPQIRKIVSQIRPDRQTLYWSATWPREVETLARQFLRNPYKVIVGSSDLKANQSIIQVVEILTDMEKYNRLIKLLKDMMDGSRILIFMETKKGCDQVTRQLRMDGWPALSIHGDKNQAERDWVLAEFKSGRSPIMTATDVAARGLVMELVVVAVRLTHTCLCIDWIWKWWW